A single region of the Ornithorhynchus anatinus isolate Pmale09 chromosome 6, mOrnAna1.pri.v4, whole genome shotgun sequence genome encodes:
- the SLITRK4 gene encoding SLIT and NTRK-like protein 4 produces MFLWLFLVLSTPVSSRASADSDMSVEICNVCSCVSVENVLYVNCEKVSVFRPNQLKPPWSNFYHLNFQNNLLIILYPNTFLNFSHAVSLQLGNNKLQNIEGGAFLGLSALKQLHLNNNELKILRADTFLGIENLEYLQADYNLIKYIERGAFNKLHKLKVLILNDNLISFLPDNIFRFASLTHLDIRGNRIQKLPYIGVLEHIGRVVELQLEDNPWNCTCDLLPLKAWLENMPYNIYIGEAICETPSDLYGRLLKETNKQELCSMGTGSDFDVRILPPSQLEGGYATPGDRATQTSPHRLVTKAPKTTNPSKISGIVAGKALSSRNLSQIVSYQTRVPPLMPCPVPCFCKTHPSDLGLSVNCQEKNIRSMAELVPRPLNAKKLHVNGNGIRDVATSDFSEFEGLDLLHLGSNQITAIRGEVFHNLTNLRRLYLNGNQIERLSPEMFTGLHNLQYLYLEYNMIKEILAGTFDLMPNLQLLYLNNNLLRSLPAYVFAGAPLARLNLRNNKFMYLPVSGVLDQLRSLSQIDLEGNPWDCTCDLVALKLWLEKLNDGIVVKELRCETPVQFANVELKSLKNEILCPKLLNRPPAQFTSPAPALSLTTPLGPIRSPPGGPVPLSILILSILVVLILTVFVAFCLLVFVLRRNKKPAVKHEGLGNQECSSMQLQLRKPDLKAGKKDALAAEAFVPQTIEQMSKSHTCGLKESEAGFTFSDPPGQKVLLRNVSEKEKDLLHGDPRKRLSTIDELDELFPGRDSNVFIQNFLESKKEYNSIGVSGFEIRYPEKQQDKKTKKSLIGGNHSKIVVEQRKSEYFELKAKLQGTPDYLQVLEEQTALNKI; encoded by the coding sequence ATGTTTCTCTGGCTCTTTCTGGTTTTGTCTACCCCTGTTTCTTCCCGGGCAAGCGCGGATTCTGACATGTCGGTGGAAATCTGCAACGTGTGCTCCTGCGTGTCGGTTGAGAACGTGCTGTACGTCAACTGCGAGAAGGTTTCGGTCTTCAGGCCGAACCAGCTGAAGCCTCCCTGGTCGAATTTTTACCACCTCAACTTTCAAAACAACTTACTAATCATCCTCTACCCAAACACGTTTCTGAATTTTTCACACGCAGTGTCCCTGCAGCTGGGGAATAATAAATTGCAGAACATTGAGGGAGGAGCCTTCCTGGGGCTCAGCGCGCTGAAGCAGTTGCACTTGAACAACAATGAATTAAAGATTCTCCGAGCTGACACTTTCCTTGGCATAGAGAACTTGGAGTATCTCCAGGCTGACTACAATTTAATCAAGTATATCGAACGGGGAGCCTTCAATAAGCTCCACAAACTGAAAGTTCTCATTCTCAATGACAATCTGATTTCATTCCTTCCCGACAACATCTTTCGATTCGCTTCCTTGACCCACCTGGATATCCGAGGGAACAGAATTCAGAAGCTGCCGTACATCGGCGTCCTGGAGCACATCGGACGCGTGGTTGAGTTGCAGCTGGAAGACAACCCATGGAATTGTACCTGTGATCTGTTGCCTCTCAAAGCCTGGCTGGAGAACATGCCCTATAACATCTACATCGGAGAAGCTATCTGTGAAACTCCCAGCGACTTGTACGGCAGGCTTCTGAAAGAGACCAACAAACAAGAACTGTGCTCCATGGGAACCGGGAGCGATTTCGACGTACGGATTCTGCCGCCCTCGCAGCTGGAGGGTGGCTACGCGACCCCCGGCGACCGCGCCACGCAAACGTCGCCGCACCGACTGGTGACCAAGGCGCCGAAGACCACTAATCCCTCCAAGATCTCGGGAATAGTAGCGGGCAAGGCCCTGTCGAGCCGTAATCTCAGTCAGATCGTGTCTTATCAGACCAGGGTACCTCCGCTGATGCCTTGCCCGGTCCCCTGCTTTTGCAAAACGCACCCTTCCGACTTGGGATTAAGCGTCAACTGCCAAGAGAAGAACATACGGTCCATGGCCGAGCTGGTCCCCAGACCTCTAAACGCCAAGAAGCTGCACGTGAATGGCAATGGCATTAGAGACGTGGCCACGTCAGACTTCAGTGAGTTCGAGGGGCTGGATTTACTGCATTTAGGCAGCAATCAGATCACGGCCATCAGAGGAGAGGTGTTCCACAACCTCACCAATTTACGGCGGCTCTATCTCAACGGCAATCAGATAGAACGGCTGAGCCCCGAGATGTTTACGGGCCTTCACAATCTTCAGTATCTGTATTTGGAATACAATATGATCAAGGAGATTTTAGCCGGCACCTTCGACCTGATGCCCAATCTGCAGTTGCTGTACCTGAACAACAATCTGCTGAGGAGTCTGCCGGCTTACGTTTTCGCCGGCGCGCCCCTCGCGCGCCTGAACCTGAGGAACAACAAGTTCATGTATTTACCCGTGAGCGGCGTGCTCGATCAGCTCCGGTCCCTCTCCCAGATTGACCTGGAAGGCAATCCGTGGGACTGCACCTGCGACCTGGTGGCCCTGAAGCTGTGGCTGGAGAAGCTGAACGACGGGATCGTCGTCAAGGAGTTGAGGTGCGAGACGCCCGTGCAGTTTGCTAACGTGGAACTGAAGTCCCTCAAGAATGAAATCCTGTGTCCCAAGCTGTTGAACAGGCCGCCCGCTCAGTTCACTAGCCCGGCGCCCGCCCTCTCCCTGACGACGCCCCTGGGGCCCATCAGAAGTCCGCCGGGCGGCCCGGTCCCCCTGTCGATTTTGATCTTGAGCATCCTCGTCGTCCTGATCCTGACGGTCTTCGTCGCCTTCTGCCTGCTCGTCTTCGTGCTGCGGCGCAACAAGAAACCCGCCGTGAAGCACGAAGGGCTGGGGAACCAAGAATGCAGCTCCATGCAGCTGCAGCTCAGGAAGCCCGATCTCAAAGCCGGCAAGAAGGATGCGCTGGCGGCGGAAGCGTTCGTCCCTCAGACCATTGAACAGATGAGTAAGAGTCACACCTGTGGCTTGAAAGAGTCAGAGGCCGGTTTCACCTTCTCGGATCCTCCGGGGCAGAAGGTCCTTCTGCGAAACGTCTCGGAGAAGGAGAAGGATCTGCTGCACGGGGATCCGAGGAAAAGACTGAGCACGATCGATGAACTGGATGAACTGTTCCCCGGCAGGGATTCGAATGTATTTATTCAGAACTTTCTGGAAAGTAAAAAGGAGTACAACAGTATAGGGGTCAGTGGCTTTGAGATCCGTTACCCGGAAAAGCAGCAAGACAAAAAAACCAAGAAATCACTCATAGGGGGTAATCACAGTAAGATCGTCGTAGAGCAGAGAAAAAGTGAATATTTTGAACTAAAAGCCAAACTTCAGGGTACTCCTGACTACCTACAAGTCCTTGAAGAGCAAACAGCTTTGAACAAAATATAG
- the LOC114812839 gene encoding basic proline-rich protein-like: MAREEQAAGGKGTELGNPKDGSPGEIPGPPLRRYLSEPEPDLEVGDGPGEYRSAVPQHGGRSRGGDPRWLLPFSSAAGREPRGRRRGPGQDASSPPALASRGGRAFREGLRRGGETPRVSPSPGLRPPLRGGSRLPASPSPGLRHPAVNHPVRGQGTRTQTGRKVMRGTDPGEGGGGGKTEKISIVRAPGAPSGGGRTGRLGAPPPQPPPSPGRTDTHLTSPVRRAPRPPRSPQFLRWRVSAPRSRAPGRTRRLAPVSPPAAAPDPGTRPRAGPEPAGDRHTPAPLSSLLLPRGRPPLDAPSPGARRPLSGRPVLPIWDGRTPGPPFPGVPRQGGASPPPGPPEPPVPSSESRALGPPAAVRPGPPATGMGDEG; encoded by the exons ATGGCCCGGGAAGAGCAGGCGGCTGGCGGAAAAGGGACGGAGCTGGGAAATCCTAAGGACGGGAGCCCAGGGGAGATCCCGGGGCCGCCGCTCCGCCGTTACCTATCGGAGCCGGAGCCGGATCTGGAGGTCGGAGACGGGCCGGGGGAGTACCGCAGTGCTGTGCCGCAACAcggcggccggagccgggggggggacCCCCGCTGGCTTCTCCCGTTCAGCTCGGCCGCCGGCCGGGAGccacggggccggcggcggggaccGGGCCAGGAcgcatcatctcccccagcgctcgcaTCCCGCGGGGGGCGAGCTTTTCGGGAGGGTCTCCGGCGCGGAGGAGAGACGCCACG GGTGTCTCCCTCTCCGGGTCTCCGTCCTCCCCTCCGCGGGGGCTCCCGGCTCCCCGCCAGCCCTTCGCCGGGGCTCCGTCACCCCGCCGTCAATCACCCGGTCCGCGGTCAAGGAACCCGGACCCAGACGGGGAGAAAAGTGATGCGGGGGACggaccccggggagggagggggggggggaaagacagaaaaaatCAGCATCGTCCGCGCCCCCGGGGCTCCTTCGGGGGGCGGCCGGACGGGCCGGTTGGGGGCACCGCCACCGCAGCCCCCCCCGAGCCCGGGACGGACGGACACGCACCTTACCTCCCCGGTCCGGAGGGCTCCCCGGCCGCCGCGCTCTCCGCAGTTTCTGCGCTGGCGCGTCTCGGCGCCGCGGAGTCGGGCTCCTGGGCGCACACGCCGGCTCGCCCCAGTCTCCCCGCCCGCCGCGGCCCCAGACCCAGGCACCCGGCCGCGGGCGGGCCCGGAGCCAGCCGGGGACCGTCACACGCCCGcacccctcagctcccttctccttccccgcgGGCGGCCCCCGCtcgacgccccctcccccgg GGCGCGGCGGCCTCTGTCCGGACGCCCCGTCCTCCCCATCTGGGATGGAcgcacccccggccccccgtttCCCGGGGTGCCCCGGCAGGgcggggcctcccctcccccgggacccccggagccccccgtaCCGTCCTCCGAGAGCCGTGCCCTCGGGCCCCCGGCCGCCGTCCGCCCGGGACCTCCGGCCACCGGGATGGGGGATGAGGGATGA